A window of Chromohalobacter canadensis genomic DNA:
CCGATAAGCGCCGGTACGGTGACTACCAGGCCGGTCGAGGCGGCGACCGAGAGCACCGCGATCAGATCGAGGCGCAACTCGGCGAACGCCAGTGCCAACAACGCGATCAGCGGTAACACGGCCTTGCCGACCCACAGTTGGCGGCGTTCGTCGCTTCCTTGACGGGCCACCGCGTAAACGTCTCTCGATAGCATCGACGACAGCGTCAGCATGATCGAGTCGATGGTCGAGACCGCCGCCGCCAGGATGCCGACCATCACCAGCACACCCAGTACCGGCGGCACGTGCGCGGAGGCCAGCAAGGTCGGCGTGGCAAGATCCGAGTTCTCCAGATCGGGAAATGCGATCAGCGCCGAAAAGCCCCACAGCACCGAGACGGCGGTATATACCAGGCCGAAGCACAGAAAGCCCAGCAGCATGCGGCGCATGGCCTGGAGCGAGGCCGGCATGAAGAGTCGCTGGCTAACCTGGGGATTGGAAAGGCTGAAGAAGAACCATGGAATCGTCAGGCCGAGGAAGGTCGCCGGCGTGAACAGGCCCGCGCCCGGCACGGTGAGTGCCTCGGGATGCTCATCGGCAAGCGTCGCGAACAGCGTCTCGAAACCACCCAACGAGGCCACCACCAGCAGCGCCACGGCCGTCGAGGCGACGATCATCAACAGCGCCTGCAGCGCATCGGTCCACATCACCGAGCGGATCCCGGCAATGAAGGTGAAGACCAGCGCCAGCACGGTGGCGACCGCCACGCCGGTGGTGAAGCCGATCGCACCGTCGGTCATGCCACTCAGTAGATACCCCACGCCCGCCAGTTGCACCGCCGCATAAGGGATCAAAAACAGGCTGCTGACCAGCGCCGTGGCGACGGCCACGCCACGATTCGCATAGCGGTGTCCCAGCATCTCGCTGGGGGTGACGAAGCCGAATGCCTTGCCCACCGCCCAGAAGCGCGGCCCGAATATCGCCACCAACGAGACCCCGGCGAAGTAGACGATTTCAAAGCCCAGCGCCCCGACCCCGCCAGCGTAGGTTAGCCCGGCGAGCCCCACCATCATGAACGCACTGTAGGTCGTCGCACTGTAGCTGAGCGCCGACACCAACCCGCCCATGCGCCGCCCGCCGAGGAAATAGTGTGCCATGTCGGTCGCCCCACCAGGACCACGCTCGCGTGAACGCCATGCCACGCCCAACGCGACGACGACATACACCAGCACCGACGTCCACACGAGCGTCGACGACATCCTCACTTCTCCTTGAAATCGGCGGTAACGAGCAGGTTGAGACCGATCACGGCGAGACCGATCAGTCCCCAGAAGAGCATACTGCCGTACCAGGCCTGAACATCACGCAGCAGTGTATAGGGGACAATCACGGCCGCCACCACCAGCACGCCGAGCAATCCAAAACCGACGCGTCGGGACATGGGGCACCTCGCATGAGGGTTGAATGTGGAAAAGCCGATCCCGTCGACAGTACGGCTCAGCCGAGGAATTTCTGCCAGGCCAGCAGGATCCAGGTCAGGCCTGCCATGATCAGCGAGATCATCACCGCCGCCGACCCGATATCCTTGGCCCGTCCGGACAGCTCGTGATGCTCGGGACCGATGCGATCAACGACGGTTTCCACCGCGCTATTAAGCAACTCGACGATCAGCACCAGCGCACAACTGCCCACCAGCAGCAGCCATTCCACCGGCGTGGCGCCGATCCACCACGCCAGGGGCAGGAGTATCACGCAGATGCCCACCTCCTGGCGAAACGCCGCTTCGTTGCGAAACGCGGCACGCAGTCCCTTGAGCGAGTAACACGTGGAACTGGTCAAGTGGCGCAAGCCGGTCTGGTGGGATTTCATCGCGCTCGATCCTCAACTAAGGGGGTCTCACTGGCCGATCACGCAACGGCCAGAAGGGCAACGCACATGTCGATCCGAGATAGTAACAAAGTGGCGCCCCTGGGAAATGCCACTCGAATGACGGA
This region includes:
- a CDS encoding sodium:solute symporter family protein — its product is MSSTLVWTSVLVYVVVALGVAWRSRERGPGGATDMAHYFLGGRRMGGLVSALSYSATTYSAFMMVGLAGLTYAGGVGALGFEIVYFAGVSLVAIFGPRFWAVGKAFGFVTPSEMLGHRYANRGVAVATALVSSLFLIPYAAVQLAGVGYLLSGMTDGAIGFTTGVAVATVLALVFTFIAGIRSVMWTDALQALLMIVASTAVALLVVASLGGFETLFATLADEHPEALTVPGAGLFTPATFLGLTIPWFFFSLSNPQVSQRLFMPASLQAMRRMLLGFLCFGLVYTAVSVLWGFSALIAFPDLENSDLATPTLLASAHVPPVLGVLVMVGILAAAVSTIDSIMLTLSSMLSRDVYAVARQGSDERRQLWVGKAVLPLIALLALAFAELRLDLIAVLSVAASTGLVVTVPALIGAFFWRGGSAAGALASILGGGAWVVALYITGAKPLGWPPGIWALPVACVLFVGISLITSSPRRSAEAFIAAAERGLPWRR
- a CDS encoding diacylglycerol kinase yields the protein MKSHQTGLRHLTSSTCYSLKGLRAAFRNEAAFRQEVGICVILLPLAWWIGATPVEWLLLVGSCALVLIVELLNSAVETVVDRIGPEHHELSGRAKDIGSAAVMISLIMAGLTWILLAWQKFLG